From a single Arachis hypogaea cultivar Tifrunner chromosome 3, arahy.Tifrunner.gnm2.J5K5, whole genome shotgun sequence genomic region:
- the LOC112734852 gene encoding F-box protein At1g67340 → MRTRRGLCYSAPGVVTRMCPVGVGKRKSNKLQHNVSGDSNIYSLRKRHKRLPEKAADECDFFESLPDDLVISIFCKLSSSATSPSDFVNVLITCKRLNSLGLHSLVLSKASPRTFSIRAKNWCDSAHRFLKQCADAGNVEACYTLGMIRFYCLQNRGSGASLMAKAAMNSHARALYSLAVIQFNGSGGTKNDKDLRAGVALCARAAFLGHVDALRELGHCLQDGYGVRQNIAEGRRFLVQANARELAAVISAGAAARQWLTWNIHPLRQFAGSAAGCPLLSDFGCNVPMPEAHPASRFLSEWFAARDASAGPGLRLCSHAGCGRPETRKHEFRRCSVCGAVNYCSRACQALDWKFRHKAECTPVERWLQDDGDDVVDDDVGADAVMAVDS, encoded by the exons ATGAgaacaagaagaggattgtgTTATTCTGCACCTGGAGTAGTAACAAGGATGTGTCCCGTAGGGGTTGGGAAGAGAAAGAGCAACAAGTTGCAGCATAATGTTTCCGGAGACTCTAATATTTATAGCCTCAGGAAAAGGCACAAGAGGTTGCCGGAAAAGGCCGCCGACGAATGCGATTTTTTCGAGTCTTTGCCGGACGACCTTGTAATCTCTATCTTCTGCAAGCTTAGCTCCTCCGCTACTTCCCCTTCCGATTTTGTCAATGTTTTAATCAC ATGCAAGAGATTAAACAGTTTAGGTCTCCATTCTCTTGTGTTATCGAAAGCATCTCCGAGGACTTTCTCTATTAGAGCAAAGAACTGGTGCGATTCGGCGCACCGGTTCCTCAAACAGTGTGCAGATGCAGGAAATGTTGAAGCATGCTATACTCTAGGCATG ATTCGGTTCTACTGTTTGCAGAACAGAGGGAGCGGGGCTTCGCTCATGGCCAAGGCAGCCATGAACTCTCACGCGCGAGCTCTCTATTCGCTTGCCGTTATACAGTTCAACGGTAGCGGAGGCACCAAGAACGACAAAGACCTCCGTGCCGGAGTTGCCTTGTGCGCACGCGCCGCCTTCCTCGGCCACGTCGACGCGCTGCGGGAGCTAGGCCACTGCCTTCAGGATGGATACGGCGTTCGCCAGAACATCGCGGAGGGGAGGCGCTTCCTTGTTCAGGCCAACGCCAGGGAACTCGCCGCCGTGATCTCCGCCGGAGCTGCTGCGCGCCAGTGGCTGACATGGAACATCCACCCGCTCCGCCAGTTCGCCGGGTCAGCGGCAGGTTGCCCGCTGCTGAGCGACTTCGGGTGCAATGTTCCGATGCCGGAGGCACATCCGGCGAGCAGGTTCCTGTCGGAGTGGTTCGCGGCTCGGGACGCGTCTGCCGGTCCGGGACTGAGGTTGTGCTCTCATGCCGGTTGCGGTCGGCCAGAGACGAGGAAGCACGAGTTTCGAAGGTGCTCGGTGTGTGGCGCGGTGAACTATTGTTCACGCGCCTGCCAGGCGCTTGATTGGAAGTTTCGGCACAAGGCGGAGTGCACCCCCGTGGAGCGGTGGCTCCAGGACGACGGGGATGACGTCGTTGATGACGACGTAGGCGCTGACGCCGTGATGGCGGTGGATAGTtag
- the LOC140182494 gene encoding uncharacterized protein codes for MGFIMEFAKHLILKMMEDPEQRDRKFREHVYAVKERCAKTKEMWSIPMRPYGFWTFDRHNSQLAWDAQIAKVPGRMEPYEELLPYFLDADRNPPR; via the coding sequence ATGGGATTCATAATGGAATTTGCGAAACACTTGATACTAAAGATGATGGAAGATCCAGAGCAAAGGGATCGGAAGTTCAGAGAGCACGTTTATGCCGTGAAAGAAAGGTGCGCCAAGACCAAGGAGATGTGGAGCATCCCTATGCGACCCTATGGCTTCTGGACCTTTGACCGCCACAACTCTCAGCTCGCTTGGGACGCCCAGATCGCCAAGGTCCCAGGCCGCATGGAGCCCTACGAGGAACTCCTCCCGTACTTCTTAG